In the genome of Arachis hypogaea cultivar Tifrunner chromosome 9, arahy.Tifrunner.gnm2.J5K5, whole genome shotgun sequence, the window ttataaaaaaaatattaatttagaccggttcaaaatttaatttattagtttttcaACTAAATTGATTTGTctggtctaattttaataaaaacaacACAATTTAATCgactatatgtatttaatttttaattattaaaaaatatttttaaaaaagacattttttacCTCTTTATCTAAATGACATCCTATTTATATAGTACTATACATAGTAGAAATaagattataaaaattaaatcggTAATCAAATTGGTATTATTagatattcaaaattttaaatctcaATCGAAGTTCAACTAAGTTAAAttggatataataatataatatatttatatataaaatataatttaaaaaataacttttttgtattttattattttaaatgaaatAACCAATGAAAAACCAACTTGATCGATTTACTAAACAAGATTTATCTTGAATGGGAACcaatttaataattagttagttCCAATTAATCCAATCAAATCAgtaaatttattcaatttttaaaattatggttTTGAAAATTAAACTCGCGGTTTAATTGGATTAACTGAGAATCGATTTTTTGGTCGTTTTAGTTCAAGTGAAAAATCacctaataaaaaattagtaaaaaaataagttaaattgaTAGTTAACTGATAAACTGATTAAACTggcttttttttaattcatttttttaattaaaaataataataaaatccctCCTTTATATATAAGAAAAACATTGAGAATTATCGTATTTAGCGTCACACACTAGTATCAGTTCTACCAGCAGATTCACCGACAGTTTTAGTGTGGAATTTGTCATGTTAAATAATTACTGGCGAATTTCCATTTTCGACAATAAATATGTTAGCTAATAATTGGAAGGAAAATGAAGAAAGTAGATGCAAACTTTAGCAATGGATACTGTCGAAAAAATTCGACGGTATACACTTTTAGTGAAGCGCTGCATTTTAGTGAACCGCAATGGGTTACTGTCGGATTTATCCGacgataaatccgacggtaatgagCCTAAAATTCAAAGTGCGAACCCTCACCACCTTCAATTCGAAATCCACTCTCTCTCACTCTAAcctctcttctccctttctctctttAGCGCCTCCTCTCCCTGGCGTGCCGTTAGCCACACCGTCGCCTCCTTCTCTCCTTGCACTGACCTCGACGACGTCTTCATTGCAGTCGCCGTTTCAAACCCTAGCATCCATTGCAGCCGCCGTTCTTCTCACCAACTGACGTCTCGCCATTCTTCGCGTCGCCAACTTCGTCAACCACCGCCAGGTCCATCTTCGTCATCGTCTGCCAGGTCCAAGTTAGTTAATTTTTTCTTGCTTAATTTTTGTTCTGTTTTTAacctatttttcataaaaatatatatgatttaattaaCTTAGTTTGTCATGTGTTCAAAATTATTTagctaaaaataattagttaattttgtGTGTATTTGTGAACTTTGATCTTTTAcgatgttatgtatgtgatgtaATTGACTAATTACATGGTTATCAATTTATGATGAGACTTGAATTTGTCAATTTGTTAAATGGAAGACTTAAATTTATTGAATAGAAAGCTTGCTAATTATTGATTTGGCTATGGTGTTGACTGCTGATTACAGTGCTATCAATTAGAGTGAGTTAATTTTCTTATTGAAAGAGGTTGTGTTTTATTCTTATTTCCACTCTTAAAAACCAACATTTCAAGCTATCTACGACTTTTATATCtagttttattcttagttttacttGGGAGATAACTAACAAATCGAATTGTTCATTAAAAAAAAGCACATTCGATTGTTAAAGTGatttttatgcccaagaacttgTCCTGAAAGTTACAATTAATCTCTTGCAAAATTATCATAAAGGAATAACTTAAATTAAAGCAAATAATATAGTGTATATAAGAGTCTAAGACTTCATTATAGAAAATTATATAAGGTAAATATGGCTTGTTATTTTGGTATGAATTTAGTTTTCTATGTTAGCTTTTTATGTGTGAAATCATATGTTGGTATGATAATGTCATTAACATGCTTGCTTACATGttgattatattaaaagattGGACTTTGGAAAATAGGGATATTTTCATGTCAATAAAGATAATTTGGGAAGAGATTGGACTTTGGAAATAGATTgaatatattttatgattttatgttgGATGTCTCTATTGTTTAAGGTGAAATATATTGTGTTGTTATCTAGAAAATAGGAATAGGTAGCTGAATTTTGGGGTTTTACTTGTCATGTCttattgtgcttgattatgaaggCTCCTTGTTTAGTTAAGTTTAATTCTTATGACATTAATTGAGTGTTGACTGATATTGTGGATTGAAATTAGTTAGATTTGTAGGAACCGTAAATATGGATATATGTCCAATTTTAGGGGAGGTTATATTCAATTTTTTCCGGAAGGTTTGTTGCATGATTCGTGAAGTTCATATATGTTGATTagtgttattaatatattttgtttacaGATATGATGATAGGTAATAGAGGTAGATCGAGTGAGTCTCGTGGTCGTGGTAGAGAGAAGGCTTCGACCTAATCCCCAGGGATTGTTCAGTCATCGCCCTCTACCCCGAATCCTTAGCGGACTAGCAATTTATTATGGTCCCAAACCCAAACTATGTGCCTCCTTCTACTATGCCCCATGTAGATCCAGCAACAGATACTGTGGTGGGCGATTCCTCCAGTGCCTCCCGCAGGATGCCCTTCCACCACCGCCCGTCATCGGGTTGACGATTTGGCCCAATGGCATGTAGGCGTGAGTACATGCAATTTTTTAATCTTTAGTTTGTTAATCTTAATAAGTttatgtgtgtgtatgtgtttgttaatGTTAGGTTTTTCTTCTGATAGGTTTGCACCAAATAATAATGCTTACACACTGGAGATCTCCAAGGTCATTAAGTCAATGTACGACCACCCGTGGCCAAGGTACACAACGATCCTGTCTGAGACCAGAGAGCAGTGGTTTCAGAAGTGGGCAGTAAAAACCCAATAACGTTGAATCAATTAACTGTATTTGAATTGTATTTTATCCAGACTAAATAATGTTGTTGAATCACTTTGTGTAGTTGAAATTTATATAGGATGCGGAACATAATCTCAGGATAAGGAAGATCTACGACCACCGACAGCTAAACGGATTTAGCAGATAATTAGTGACGTTCATCACGGGGCGGCCACCTAACGAGATGGATCCGTCTATCCATCAAGAAGGAACTGGAGGCCCATTTTAGAAATGATGAGGGATTCAAGCATCACCATCTGACTAATGTCTCTAACAGGGCTTCGCACAGGGTCGTCGAAGTATACGGGTGGATcggcgaccttcatgaagacAAAGCGCATACTAGTAAATAATTTggaaatgtttaatttttttatgttgttacttgaattagttgtttaatttcttgatttattttattggttgataTAACTTGTAGTCTAAGTCGTTGGATCATGAGGCAATACTGGtggagaccttcaagtatacccatactttgaaggtcaacaaggagagatttgctgaCGAGTGGTCTGCAACCTATtatgtgagtttaaattaatcataagtttcaaatttatttggtttaaagttAATTAACTATTATCCTAATCACAACGTGTGTGACACAGAAGGATTACACGTAGAAGTTGGAGGCCGCGACCCAGCAGTTTCAGTCACCTAGTAGGAATGATGAAGCTAGCTCCGAGACCTCAGTGGTAAATGAGAGGGTTTGGCGTGAGATTGCCTCTAAACCCCACAAGAATTGCTACTTTGGGTTGGAGTCGTTCTTCACTAGTGGCTTCCTGTGCCTCAGCCTCTGCCACCAGTCCTACCGATCTTTAGGAAGTTATCGACTTGAGGGAAGAGGTGCAGAAGATGACATAGTAGCTTCACCAACAAGCCAAGCAGTCTGAGCAGAGGTACAACGACCTTCTTGCATGCGTTGGAGGAGTTGTTAACATCAACTTGGACCTGACAGAGAAACTGGAGTAGCTATATCGTTTGCAATAGCAAATGGATATGTACAACCAGCAGATGCACATTGGAGGTAGCGGCGCTAATGGTTCCAGCGGCAACGCCGCTAGTGGGGTACCGACTTCAGCACCTACTTCGCCGCCTCAGCAGAGGGGACCTCGATGACAACGACGACGATTACCGATATCTGTAGGGTTTAGGGATTTTTTTATGTCTACTTCATTGTATTCTACTTCtgtgatattttattatatttagaccatttatttttaataaataatttgtttatttttggtAATTTTGAATTGTTGCTAGTAATTTCGTTAACAAAACttttaatttgactactaattgtaGTTTAATtgttccaaaaaaaataaaaataaaggttaagtacgatttttgtccccaacttttttttatatacaaaatcgtccctaaattTCATCGTACTTTTAAAACCGTCCTTCGGACCAAAATACCCttctcttattctttttcttcttcttcttcttcatcatagcAAGGAGCAGCGGCAAATTGGCTTGCAATTCTTCTGATGCCATTTTCTTAAATAAACCAACACCTATATCACACTGCATTCAGCATCATCCCAGAAATCATGGAGTTCTAAGTGATCAAGTTTCTATTATTCCCTTCGGCTGCATTGAAGACATTGAAAGCAGCATGCCGACAACCACACTTGGAATACATGTCCACAAGTGCAGTAACCAATATAACTTCATCATATGAAGCAAATTTTAAAGCAAGACCATGAACCTGTCTACCAAAACAAGCATACAATAAGGTAGCACAAGCAAAACGCGCAGACACCAAAGTCACTGAATTGGGTTTAACCTCTAAAAATCCCACCATTATCATGTCCTTAAACACATCCAAAACCAAATGAGGAATCCCATTTTGCAACAACCTAGAAACAAACACATTATAACTCACCACACTCTTCAGAGGCATTTCTTTAAATACCTCACTCGCAGAAACGTCACCACAATTTGAATACACAGTGACGAGTGAAGTGGCAACATAAACATAAAATTCAACTGCCAAGCAATGCACCTAAACAACATGGATCCACACACCGCAATCAGAGAGCAAACACAAGACGGTGATGGAGCTGGGCCCCAAGTTTGAGAACCTAATTCACCGAAACACCTTCAAAGCCTTCCCTGGAAGTCCATTTTGCGAGAGCCCAGAAAGCACCGCATTGAAACACACAACATTCCGTTGCGGCATTTCTTTGAACACCTTGAGAGCATCGGGTAAGAACATCACTTTCAATGCGTAAGCAGCAGAAGGGTGGTGAAGGCATaaggtattattggaaattgattttgaaaagatggaCATGGAGGATTTGAGAGTGGGAAGGTGAAGAGAGGTTGGCACATGCTTTGAAGAGTGGTGGAAATGTGAAGAAGGAGAGTAGGGTGTGGGAAGAACAAGAGTGGAGCTTAGAGAAGAGGTTGAGAGCTTctctgttctttttcttttttattttataatttttttaggggTAATTTAGTCCAGAATTTTAAGATTTAGGTCAAAAGGACGATTTTAGAACTACATTGAACCTTAGAGACGATTTTGTATGGAAAAAAAGGTTGTGGGCGAAAAAATTTTTGGCTtataccttagggaccaaaatcgtacttaaccctaaaaataaaaatactactgACAAATTTACCGACGGACAAATCTGAGGGTAACTTGGCACCTAAACACGTGAAATGGCGCCAAAGTTACAATTGAATTAATCTGACAGTAATCATTAACTCATTCTCAACAAATCCATCGAAAAAACCGACgtaaaatttgttagtatttaGCGTCAGACGAAAATAATTCATTGGTAAATAGTTTTTGGTGCTGTTTTTACCGTCAACTCCAAGACGACAGTAAATCTGATGGTAAAATAATTACCGGCGAATTTATTTAATGAATCTGACGGTAAATCTCAtggtactcaacatttttctttaatctctctctctctctctctctctctctctctctctctcaatttagTGAATTTACAAACCAAACCTAAATGAAAATCCTAGTAGAGACAAGAGCAGCCCACACCATCATCCCCATCACCAGCTGCCACTCGTCCTCTTCTCCTCACCGTGGAATCTTTGTTCGAACACATCGCCATCGCTCACGTGCCCACCTCCCTTC includes:
- the LOC140175196 gene encoding pentatricopeptide repeat-containing protein At2g02750-like; protein product: MSIFSKSISNNTLCLHHPSAAYALKVMFLPDALKVFKEMPQRNVVCFNAVLSGLSQNGLPGKALKVHCLAVEFYVYVATSLVTVYSNCGDVSASEVFKEMPLKSVVSYNVFVSRLLQNGIPHLVLDVFKDMIMVGFLEVKPNSVTLVSARFACATLLYACFGRQVHGLALKFASYDEVILVTALVDMYSKCGCRHAAFNVFNAAEGNNRNLIT